ATGCGCGGCCGTCGCTTCCGGTCCCGCGCCGTCGCCTCGACCTTCGACAGCGCCCTCGACCACGCCCTCGAGCGGCTCGCCGAGCAGCTCGACCGTCACGCTACACCCACCGCCGTCTGAGTCCCCGTAAGGATCGCCATGCTCGACACCACCCTCACCGGACAGCCGACCACCGAACAGCGACGCCTCGCCATGGCGGCCGTGAAGCGGCACGCCCACGACAGCCGGGACGAGACCGAACTGATGGCGATGCTCGGACTGGACCACGAACCCGCCGCACCGCACGACTCGCTGTCAGCTACCGAGTTGTTCGAGCTGTTCGCCCCGTTGGCCGACGAACGCGCCGACGCACTCGCTCACTGACCACTCGATCACCGCAGCGGCACGGACCAGCGAACCGCGCGATCGTCCAGTTCGGCAGCGCCGCCGCGGTGTCGGGCCCGCTCGGCCACCGCCGGCCACTCGGCGATATCGCCGCGGCGGAGGTCGCCGCCGCCGTGGTGCTCCATGACCAGGCTGACCTGCTCCTCGGTACAGGTCAGCACGAGATCCACGGCGGTCGCCGCGGCGTGCCGGACGATCAAGCCCAGTGTGTCGCGCAGAACGACGATCAGGTCGTCGGCGAGTTCGCCGGAGCCGATGACGTCGAGCTTGCCGGCGAACCGCGTCGACACCGACAGCCGGTGTTCGGCCGTGACGTCGGCGAGGACCTCCTCGATCCGCTCCCGCACGCCAGGCCGGTGCGCCGAGTCGGCCGCGTCGAGGCGGCGGACGGCGTCCTGGACGTGGGCGATCACGCCGTCGAGGTCGCGCACGGCCGCCCGGACCCGCTGCGCCACCGTCGGGGCCTTCGCCAGCCCGATGACCGTCTGCAGTGACAGGCTGACCGCGTACACGCGCTGGATCACCTGCTCGTGCAGTTCGGCGGCGATCTGGTCGCGTTCTTCGTAGAGTTCGTTCTGGTGCTGCTCCGCGCGGGCGTCGGCGATCTCGATGGACACCGACGCCTGGGTGGCGAACCCGGCGGCCATCTCCAGATCCTCCGCGGTGAACCGGGGACGGCCGGGCACCCGCGCGGCAGTGAGCACCCCGTTGATCTCCTGGGCGCCGGTCAGCGGCACCACCAGCACCGCGTCGACGTTGACCCGGCTCGCCACCGCCGGCTCCTGGTCCGGGTGGTCCTCCCACGAACCCAGATGTGGCTGCCCGCTGCGGAACACGCGGCCCGACAAGGTCCGGTCAGCGGGCGCTTCGAGCCCGATGACGTCCTCGGCGTGGGCGCCGACGGCGACTTCCACGCGCAGCCGGTCCTCGCCGGCGGGCCGGAGCACCGTGACCAGGTCGGCGTCGGCGAGGTCGCGGGTGTACTCCGCGATCAGCGCCAGGGCGCGCTCCGGGCCCGAACCCAGCAGTTCCCGGCTCACCACCGCGGAGGCGCGCAGCCATTCCTGCTGCTTGCGGGCGGTCTCGTACAGGCGCGCGTTGTCGATCGCCTGCCCGGCCGTCGCGGCCAGCGCGAGAGCCAGCTCCTCGTCCTCGGCGGTGAATCCGCCGTGTTCGCACTCGGTCAGGTAGAGGTTGCCGAACACGACACCGCGGACGAGGATCGGCACGCCCAGAAAGCTGTTCATCGGCGGGTGGTGGTCCGGGAACCCCGAAGACCGCAGGTCGTCGGCGATGCGGGAGAGCCGGATCGGCCGCGGGTCGTCGATCAGGGCGCCGAGCAGGCCTTTCCCCTCCGGGAGCCGCCCGACCAGGGCGACGGTCTCCGGGTCCATGCCGGTGTGCACGAACTCGGCCAGCTGCCGCCCGCCCGGAGCGATCACGCCCAACGCGGCGTACCGGGCGCCGAGCAGATCCCGGGCCGCTTCGGCGATGCGGCGCAGCAGCGTCGGCAGCGCCAAGTCGGAGGTCACCATGCGGCTCGCCCGCAGCAAGCCCCGCAGACGCCCTTGGGTGCCGATCACTTCCTGGGCGCGTTCGACCAGCTGCCCCAGCAGTTCGTCCAGCTCCATCCGCGGAAGATCCGGGAAAGTCAGCCGGCCTTCGTCGTGGTCGCTCATGTCCGAGCCCTCCGGCCCTCGCCCGCCTGCGT
This genomic window from Amycolatopsis mongoliensis contains:
- a CDS encoding sensor histidine kinase codes for the protein MSDHDEGRLTFPDLPRMELDELLGQLVERAQEVIGTQGRLRGLLRASRMVTSDLALPTLLRRIAEAARDLLGARYAALGVIAPGGRQLAEFVHTGMDPETVALVGRLPEGKGLLGALIDDPRPIRLSRIADDLRSSGFPDHHPPMNSFLGVPILVRGVVFGNLYLTECEHGGFTAEDEELALALAATAGQAIDNARLYETARKQQEWLRASAVVSRELLGSGPERALALIAEYTRDLADADLVTVLRPAGEDRLRVEVAVGAHAEDVIGLEAPADRTLSGRVFRSGQPHLGSWEDHPDQEPAVASRVNVDAVLVVPLTGAQEINGVLTAARVPGRPRFTAEDLEMAAGFATQASVSIEIADARAEQHQNELYEERDQIAAELHEQVIQRVYAVSLSLQTVIGLAKAPTVAQRVRAAVRDLDGVIAHVQDAVRRLDAADSAHRPGVRERIEEVLADVTAEHRLSVSTRFAGKLDVIGSGELADDLIVVLRDTLGLIVRHAAATAVDLVLTCTEEQVSLVMEHHGGGDLRRGDIAEWPAVAERARHRGGAAELDDRAVRWSVPLR